Proteins from a genomic interval of Haemorhous mexicanus isolate bHaeMex1 chromosome Z, bHaeMex1.pri, whole genome shotgun sequence:
- the OSTF1 gene encoding osteoclast-stimulating factor 1 isoform X1 codes for MSKPPPKPAKPGQVKVFRALYTFEPRTPDELYFEEGDIIYISDMSDTNWWKGTCKGRTGLIPSNYVAEQAESIDNPLHEAAKRGNLSWLRECLDNRVGVNGLDKAGNTALYWACHGGHKDVVDVLLTQANLELNQQNKLGDTALHAAAWKGYADIVEMLLEKGARTDLKNNEKKLALDMATNAACASLLKKKQSAVSQDMEGTAQVVVFCVELWRQSLYS; via the exons ggCAGGTTAAAGTATTCAGGGCCCTGTATACATTTGAGCCCCGAACG ccagaTGAACTGTACTTTGAAGAAGGAGATATCATTTACATCTCAGACATG AGTGATACAAACTGGTGGAAAGGAACTTGCAAAGGGAGAACTGGACTAATTCCAAGCAACTATG TGGCAGAGCAAGCAGAGTCTATTGATAATCCACTGCATGAAGCTGCTAAACGAG GCAACCTGAGCTGGTTGAGAGAGTGTTTGGATAATCGAGTTGGTGTAAATGGGTTAGACAAAGCTGGAAACACTGCTCTGTATTGGGCATGCCATGGAGGCCATAAAG ATGTTGTAGATGTCCTTCTTACCCAGGCAAACCTAGAGTTAAACCAACAG AACAAATTGGGAGACACAGCTTTGCATGCTGCTGCATGGAAAGGTTATGCAGATATTGTAGagatgctgctggaaaagg GGGCAAGAACAGATCTGAAAAACAATGAGAAGAAACTGGCTTTAGATATGGCAACGAACGCAGCTTGTGCTTCCTTGCTTAAGAAGAAGCAGAGTGCAG TGTCACAGGACATGGAGGGAACGGCTCAAGTCGTTGTTTTTTGTGTGGAGCTTTGGAGGCAGAGTTTGTATTCATAA
- the OSTF1 gene encoding osteoclast-stimulating factor 1 isoform X2, with product MSKPPPKPAKPGQVKVFRALYTFEPRTPDELYFEEGDIIYISDMSDTNWWKGTCKGRTGLIPSNYVAEQAESIDNPLHEAAKRGNLSWLRECLDNRVGVNGLDKAGNTALYWACHGGHKDVVDVLLTQANLELNQQNKLGDTALHAAAWKGYADIVEMLLEKGARTDLKNNEKKLALDMATNAACASLLKKKQSAGTVRTLSNAEEYLDDEDSD from the exons ggCAGGTTAAAGTATTCAGGGCCCTGTATACATTTGAGCCCCGAACG ccagaTGAACTGTACTTTGAAGAAGGAGATATCATTTACATCTCAGACATG AGTGATACAAACTGGTGGAAAGGAACTTGCAAAGGGAGAACTGGACTAATTCCAAGCAACTATG TGGCAGAGCAAGCAGAGTCTATTGATAATCCACTGCATGAAGCTGCTAAACGAG GCAACCTGAGCTGGTTGAGAGAGTGTTTGGATAATCGAGTTGGTGTAAATGGGTTAGACAAAGCTGGAAACACTGCTCTGTATTGGGCATGCCATGGAGGCCATAAAG ATGTTGTAGATGTCCTTCTTACCCAGGCAAACCTAGAGTTAAACCAACAG AACAAATTGGGAGACACAGCTTTGCATGCTGCTGCATGGAAAGGTTATGCAGATATTGTAGagatgctgctggaaaagg GGGCAAGAACAGATCTGAAAAACAATGAGAAGAAACTGGCTTTAGATATGGCAACGAACGCAGCTTGTGCTTCCTTGCTTAAGAAGAAGCAGAGTGCAG GTACAGTCCGAACATTGAGTAATGCAGAGGAATACCTTGATGATGAAGACTCTGATTAG